A segment of the Vagococcus hydrophili genome:
AAAAGTTACTTTAAGAGATGATGCTCCAATCATGATTGAAGGGGGAGAAGGAATTGGTCGCGTGACCCAAGAAGGCTTACTTGTTCCAATTGGTCAACCCGCTATTAATCCTAAACCAAGAAAAATGATTGAAGATAATGTGCGGAAAATTATTGGGGAAAACTGTGGAGCAGATATTCAAATTTTTGCACCAGAAGGTTATGAAATTGCTAAACAAACTATGAATCGTAATTTGGGAATTATTGGTGGTATTTCAATTTTAGGAACAACAGGCATTGTGACTCCAATGTCTGAAGATAGTTGGAAAGCCGCGATTTCGATTGAACTTGAGATGAAGAAGAAACAAGGTTTTGAAAAAATTATCCTTAGTCCAGGGAATTACGGGGAAGAATTTGCAATCAATAAAATGATGATTGATGAAGAAAAAATTGTCTCAATGAGTAATTTTGTGGGTTACGTATTAAAAGAAGTCCAGCGAATTGGATTTAAAGAAGTGTTGATGATTGGTCATTTAGGCAAATTAATCAAGGTATCAGCTGGTATTTTTTCAACGCATAGTAAAGATGCAGATGCCAGAGCAGAAATCCTAGTAGCAAATTTGGCACTCATGGGCATGTCCGTACCAGATTTAGAAAGAGTTTCAAAATGTCTAACCACAGAAGCGGCGGGAGACATTATTAGTGAAACGGGTTATGAAGGTGTTTATCAAGTCATTGTGGATAAAATTAAGTTTCGTAGTGAAAAATTACTAAAATTCAGAGAACCCAAAGTAAAAGTCGAAGCGGTTATTTTTTCTTCAAAAACAGGACTTCTAGCATCAACTCAACCGATTAAAGAGTTAATGGAGGCGTGGCGATGATCACAGTGACTGGTATTGGACCAGGTGAAGAAACTCTTGTGTTAAACAGAGTATTAGATGAAATTAAGCAAGCTGAGATTGTGATTGGAAGTACCCGCCAGTTAGAAATCGTTCCAAGTACTTTTACTGGTTTAAAAAAAGAATTACCCAAAAAATTATCAGAGTTAGAAGATTTTTTACAACAAGAAAAAGCTAAAAGAATCGTTCTCTTAGCATCAGGAGAACCACTACTATACGGTATCGGAAATTGGTTGAGTAATAAATTTGATGAAGAAGAGATTCAGATTATACCAGGTATCAGTTCCATGCAGTACTTATTTAGTCGGTTGAAATTATCGATGAATGATACTTACTTAACGAGTAGTCACGGAAAAGAACCGAATTTTGATTTGATTTTATCCTTACCTAAAGTGGCGTTAGTAACAGATGAAAAAATCGGACCTTTTCAGATTGCTGAGGAGATTCGTCGTCGTGGGTTGAATAGAACTATTTTTATTGGTGAAAACCTAAGTTATCCAGAAGAAAAAATTAGAACATTTAATGAATCGACTGTACCAAATGAAAAATACGAAATGAATGTGGTGGTGTTGTTAGATGAAGGATAGTTTATTTGTCAGATCAAAAGTACCAATGACAAAAGAAGAAATCAGAACCATTAGTTTAGCTAAACTAAATTTAAAAGAAGCTAAACGGTTTTTAGATGTTGGCGCTGGGACAGGTAGTATTTCCATTGA
Coding sequences within it:
- the cbiD gene encoding cobalt-precorrin-5B (C(1))-methyltransferase CbiD encodes the protein MEEFVYVNGKKMKKGYTTGSCATAASVAATHLLLNSEECEEVSVTTPVDKEIQIPIVSLERVDEKTAIAAVRKNGGDDADATHGMLIYSKVTLRDDAPIMIEGGEGIGRVTQEGLLVPIGQPAINPKPRKMIEDNVRKIIGENCGADIQIFAPEGYEIAKQTMNRNLGIIGGISILGTTGIVTPMSEDSWKAAISIELEMKKKQGFEKIILSPGNYGEEFAINKMMIDEEKIVSMSNFVGYVLKEVQRIGFKEVLMIGHLGKLIKVSAGIFSTHSKDADARAEILVANLALMGMSVPDLERVSKCLTTEAAGDIISETGYEGVYQVIVDKIKFRSEKLLKFREPKVKVEAVIFSSKTGLLASTQPIKELMEAWR
- a CDS encoding cobalt-precorrin-7 (C(5))-methyltransferase; the protein is MITVTGIGPGEETLVLNRVLDEIKQAEIVIGSTRQLEIVPSTFTGLKKELPKKLSELEDFLQQEKAKRIVLLASGEPLLYGIGNWLSNKFDEEEIQIIPGISSMQYLFSRLKLSMNDTYLTSSHGKEPNFDLILSLPKVALVTDEKIGPFQIAEEIRRRGLNRTIFIGENLSYPEEKIRTFNESTVPNEKYEMNVVVLLDEG